The following are from one region of the Nicotiana tomentosiformis chromosome 7, ASM39032v3, whole genome shotgun sequence genome:
- the LOC138895061 gene encoding receptor-like serine/threonine-protein kinase ALE2, protein MGSSCWCLDRIIIYTGLPPYPPSVALDIDTIGSRPYPGDNNGRTIQPLGVDVSRQRHKSGPNRSVIAVIILSASVTVILCCAAAWVLLFIHRDRGCQSDPTPPTTLPSLSKSSGIAASMIGSRPNSPSLSFSSSFAAYTGSARTFSSTEIERATDNFNEARVLGEGGFGRVYSGVLDNGMKVAVKILKRDDQQGGREFLAEVEMLSRLHHRNLVKLIGICIEERSRCLVYELMPNGSVESHLHGVDKKISPLDWHDRMKIALGAARGLAYLHEDSSPRVIHRDFKSSNILLEHDFTPKVSDFGLARAALDEENRHISTRVMGTFGYVAPEYAMTGHLLVKSDVYSYGVVLLELLTGRKPVDMSQPPGQENLVAWARPLLTSEGGGLELIVDSTLGPDFPFDDIVKVAAIASMCVQPEVSHRPFMGEVVQVLKLVCSEGEQTKEFVSRSCSRDDLSIDMDARMSTASGQLLNPRSPVSNSDSELDVERGLSMSDLLSPLARFGKKDSSPFRRYSSSGPFRTGKTRRLWQKMRRLSAGSVSEHGMMFGLQPGSH, encoded by the exons ATGGG GTCCTCCTGCTGGTGTTTAGATAGAATTATTATATATACAGGTCTTCCTCCCTACCCTCCTTCAGTAGCCTTAGACATTGATACCATAGGTAGCCGACCATATCCTGGTGATAATAACGGAAGGACCATACAGCCCCTTGGCGTTGATGTGAGCAGGCAACGGCACAAAAGTGGGCCAAATCGGAGTGTCATAGCAGTAATTATATTGTCAGCCTCTGTCACAGTTATTTTATGTTGTGCCGCGGCATGGGTTTTGCTTTTCATACATAGAGATCGCGGATGTCAGTCAGACCCAACTCCGCCAACTACATTACCGTCCCTTTCAAAGTCATCAG GGATTGCAGCCTCCATGATTGGGAGCAGGCCGAACTCTCCTTCATTATCCTTTAGTTCTAGCTTTGCTGCTTATACTGGTTCAGCTAGAACATTCAGCTCAACTGAAATTGAGAGAGCAACTGACAACTTCAATGAAGCAAGAGTACTAGGTGAAGGGGGATTTGGTCGTGTTTATAGTGGTGTGCTTGATAATGGGATGAAAGTGGCAGTGAAAATCCTCAAGAGAGACGACCAGCAGGGTGGTCGTGAATTTTTGGCTGAAGTAGAGATGCTGAGCCGCCTCCATCATCGGAACTTGGTCAAGCTGATAGGCATATGTATTGAGGAGCGTAGTCGCTGTTTAGTTTATGAGCTCATGCCAAATGGCAGCGTGGAATCTCACCTTCATG GTGTTGACAAGAAAATTTCTCCACTTGATTGGCATGACCGAATGAAAATAGCACTTGGTGCTGCCCGAGGCCTGGCCTATTTGCATGAAGATTCCAGTCCCCGTGTCATACACAGGGATTTTAAATCTAGCAACATCTTACTGGAACATGATTTCACCCCAAAAGTGTCTGATTTTGGTTTGGCTAGAGCTGCATTAGATGAAGAAAACAGACACATATCCACTCGAGTCATGGGAACTTTTGG GTATGTAGCTCCAGAATATGCTATGACGGGGCATCTCCTTGTAAAGAGTGATGTTTACAGCTATGGGGTTGTCCTACTTGAGCTGCTAACCGGAAGAAAGCCGGTGGATATGTCCCAACCACCTGGTCAAGAGAATTTAGTGGCTTGGGCACGCCCACTCCTAACGAGTGAAGGTGGTGGTCTGGAGTTGATTGTGGACTCTACTTTGGGGCCTGATTTCCCTTTTGATGACATTGTAAAAGTAGCTGCTATTGCTTCAATGTGTGTTCAACCAGAGGTATCGCACAGGCCTTTCATGGGTGAGGTCGTCCAGGTTTTGAAGTTGGTGTGCAGCGAAGGTGAACAGACAAAAGAATTCGTGTCTCGAAGTTGTAGCCGAGATGATCTATCTATTGACATGGACGCTAGGATGAGTACAGCTTCGGGCCAACTTTTGAACCCTCGATCACCGGTCTCTAACTCCGACAGTGAGCTGGATGTTGAGAGGGGACTCTCAATGTCCGATTTACTGAGTCCATTAGCAAGATTTGGAAAGAAAGATTCCAGTCCATTTAGGAGGTACTCAAGCTCAGGTCCTTTCAGAACAGGAAAAACCAGGAGGCTATGGCAAAAAATGAGACGATTATCTGCAGGTAGTGTAAGCGAGCATGGGATGATGTTTGGGTTGCAGCCTGGATCCCACTAA
- the LOC138895062 gene encoding uncharacterized mitochondrial protein AtMg00820-like, with protein MDLFGPTRTASIGGKKYAFVIVDDFFRFTWVMFLSHKVDEALKDSHWISAMKEELDQFERNKVWELVPKPQNSSVVGTKWVFRNKLNESGQVIRNKARLVAQGYSQHKGIDYDETFAPVARLESIRILLAFTAHKGFKLFQMDVKSAKKYM; from the coding sequence ATGGATTTATTTGGTCCTACTAGAACTGCTAGTATAGGAGGTAAGAAATATGCTTTTGTTATTGTAGATGATTTCTTTAGATTTACCTGGGTTATGTTTCTTAGTCATAAAGTGGATGAAGCTCTAAAGGATTCTCATTGGATTAGTGCTATGAAAGAAGAATTAGATcagtttgaaagaaataaagtatGGGAATTAGTTCCAAAGCCTCAAAACTCTTCTGTTGTTGGAactaaatgggtcttcagaaacaaattgaATGAATCAGGTCAAGTTATTCGAAATAAAGCAAGACTAGTGGCTCAAGGTTATTCTCAACATAAAGGaatcgactatgatgaaacctttgcgccTGTGGCAAGACTTGAATCCATTCGAATACTACTCGCCTTCACTGCTCACAAAGGATTCAAATtatttcaaatggatgttaaaagtgcTAAGAAGTATATGTGA